Below is a genomic region from Candidatus Baltobacteraceae bacterium.
TTGCGGCGGTCCTTCCGCGCGGAACGATCGCGTTCGAGGGGGAGGTCGATCCCGACCGGATGGGCGACTGGTGAGACTTCCCGCCCGCACGATCTTGATTCTGGCCGCGATCGCGATCGCGGTGGTGATCTTGGTGCCGCTCTTCCGCACGCAAAACGCGGCGGCGGTTGGTCCGTCGGCGATGGTCGGTCAAACGGCGCCGGTTCTCGATTTGCGTGACGATCATGGGAACGCGGTCTCGCTCGCGCAGTATCGCGGCAAGGTCGTCGTGATGAATCTCTGGGCCTCGTGGTGTCCTCCGTGCCGTGCCGAGTTGCCCGATCTGCAGACCGTGGCGCAAGAATACGCCAAGGACGGCGTCGTGATCGTGGGCGTCAATCAGGGCGAATCCCCGCAGCGCGCAGCCGCGTTCGCGCAATCGCTC
It encodes:
- a CDS encoding TlpA disulfide reductase family protein, which codes for MRLPARTILILAAIAIAVVILVPLFRTQNAAAVGPSAMVGQTAPVLDLRDDHGNAVSLAQYRGKVVVMNLWASWCPPCRAELPDLQTVAQEYAKDGVVIVGVNQGESPQRAAAFAQSLDIHFPIWIDDAQRYGRVYAALGLPTTVVIDRLGVVARGFDGPLTIQQMRSAIAGVLRAT